A segment of the candidate division WOR-3 bacterium genome:
ATTCGAAACGCGGCGGAAAAGTATATGATTTTTTACGGAGCGCTGACCCCAATAATATATACATCTGTCAAGGAAAGCGGGGTCCTTTTGACTATCCGTTATCTTGTCGAACCTCGTCAGAGAAGAAAGACCGAACAGCAGATATGGGAAGCAACTCTCGAGGCATTTGAAAAGGAAAAAGACATTGAATTGGCTTATCCTACGACGAGATTTTACAGCACAAACGGGAACGACCGCATTTAAAACACTCTCACCGATTGTGATAAATTGGATGAAATTCTTCCTGTTTTTTATAAATACGAATATGGACGGATAAAATGTTCAGAATCCGGCGGATTTACGACACTAATACACCTATTAACAAGAAAGCCATGACTCAGGTTCAAACGATTTTGAACGAGCAGTTCAAGACCATTAGAACTATCGAAATCGAAAGACTCCCGGATTTGCTTAAAAATCCTCTGAAATACGGATTTCGTTCGATATTGTTCGTCG
Coding sequences within it:
- a CDS encoding mechanosensitive ion channel family protein, whose product is IRNAAEKYMIFYGALTPIIYTSVKESGVLLTIRYLVEPRQRRKTEQQIWEATLEAFEKEKDIELAYPTTRFYSTNGNDRI